The following coding sequences lie in one Mucilaginibacter sp. KACC 22773 genomic window:
- the mqnC gene encoding cyclic dehypoxanthinyl futalosine synthase: MNTADLLQRALRFDFLTQEEGVYLYNNAPTADLMYTANELRKKQVPHGKVTWQIDRNVNTTNVCIANCKFCNFFRRPGHEDSYITDIETYKKKIEETFRYGGDQLLLQGGHHPDLGLKFYTDLFSELKQLYPKLKLHSLGPPEIAHVAKLENMSHIDVLRAMKESGLDSLPGAGAEILNDRVRRLISKGKCGGKEWLDVMRAAHQLNLPTSATMMFGHIETIEERFEHLVWIREVQSEKPEGHYGFVAFIPWPFQDDGTLLRKVRGITNNVTGDEYIRMIALSRIMLPNIKNIQASWLTVGKQVAQLCLHAGANDFGSIMIEENVVSAAGAPHRFTAKGIQDSIKEAGFEPQLRTQKYDWRDIPVEIEEQVIDY, encoded by the coding sequence ATGAACACAGCCGATCTGTTGCAACGCGCTTTGCGGTTTGATTTTTTGACCCAGGAAGAAGGGGTTTATCTATATAATAATGCGCCTACTGCCGATTTAATGTACACTGCCAACGAACTGCGTAAAAAGCAGGTTCCGCATGGTAAGGTTACCTGGCAAATTGATCGTAATGTTAATACTACCAATGTATGTATAGCCAATTGCAAGTTTTGTAACTTTTTTCGCAGGCCCGGCCACGAGGATAGCTACATTACCGATATTGAAACCTACAAAAAGAAAATAGAAGAAACTTTCCGTTACGGCGGCGATCAGTTACTGCTGCAGGGCGGCCACCACCCCGACTTAGGGTTGAAATTTTACACCGATCTGTTCAGCGAACTGAAACAATTATACCCCAAGTTAAAACTACACTCTTTAGGCCCGCCGGAGATAGCGCACGTAGCCAAGCTGGAGAATATGAGTCATATAGATGTACTCAGGGCGATGAAAGAGTCGGGACTGGATTCACTGCCCGGCGCAGGCGCCGAGATATTGAACGATCGTGTACGCCGCCTGATATCAAAAGGTAAATGCGGCGGCAAGGAGTGGCTGGATGTAATGCGTGCAGCCCATCAGCTTAACTTGCCTACATCCGCAACTATGATGTTTGGCCACATAGAAACCATCGAAGAACGTTTTGAGCACCTTGTTTGGATCCGCGAGGTACAATCCGAAAAACCGGAAGGTCATTATGGATTTGTTGCCTTTATACCCTGGCCTTTCCAGGACGATGGTACGCTGTTACGTAAAGTACGTGGCATCACCAATAATGTAACCGGCGATGAATACATCCGTATGATAGCGTTAAGCCGCATTATGCTGCCTAATATTAAAAACATACAGGCCTCATGGCTTACCGTTGGTAAACAGGTGGCCCAATTGTGCTTACACGCAGGAGCTAATGATTTTGGATCAATCATGATTGAAGAAAACGTAGTATCCGCTGCAGGCGCACCGCACAGGTTTACCGCAAAAGGCATCCAGGATTCAATCAAAGAAGCTGGTTTTGAGCCACAGCTACGTACCCAAAAATACGACTGGCGCGATATACCGGTTGAAATTGAGGAACAAGTTATTGATTATTAA